The DNA segment GACAGCAGCGGGCGCTGAGGGTAGTCGAGGAGTTCTACAAGCGGGCACTGCAGTACCACGACGACATTCGGCCTCACGTAGACGTGTCGCACCCGGATGCCGCCCAGTGGCTGGACGCCGGGGAGCACATGCGTCGTCGACGGGCTGAGGCCCGTGCGCGTTGGAGCGCTGCTGACGGACTGAAGGAGGGCCAGGCGCTGGAGATGACCAGCATCGTGCGGGTTGTCTCGGAGTTCGTGTTCGCCCCGCAGGAGGCCCTCAACGTCCGTCTGCTGTGGCGGCAGCTCAGCGGGGATGCCCATGCGCTAACGTGGCAGCTGGTGGGCCGGAGCAGCCATGCGCAGCACGTCGGCGGTGGCATGGCCGAGTTCGCTGCGGGAGGTGACCTCGTCGAGTTGGCAGACGTCTTCGGCAAGGTCTTCAGCCTCACTAAGCGTGGCTGGTCCCTGTTTGACCGCCGCTGCGAGGGGTAACGGCCGGTCCTGGGGGGTCACTGCGTGTTTGCGGTGACTTTAGCGGTCACTTTGAGTTTGGAAACGACGATGGCCTGGTCAGAACATCGTTCTGACCAGGCCTTTCGTCGGGCTGACAGGATTTGAACCTGCGACCCCTTGACCCCCAGTCAAGTGCGCTACCAAGCTGCGCCACAGCCCGTGGCAATCGATCGACGGCATCTGCTGTGTCGATCAGCAAGCGGATGCACTCTACCAAGCCGGCACGGTATCGGCACAAATCCAGTCGGGGGCCGCTTCCGAAACTGTCTATTCCGGGCCGAGGTCCCAGCCGGCGTCGATCCCCCGCTCTTGCAGTTCCTCGGTCACCCGGAGGGCGATCCGGCGCCAGGCCGGGGTGGTCAGGCTTTGGGTGTTCAACAGCTCGTTCAGCTCCGGATTGGCGAACACCCCCTGCCAGTCACTGTCCTGTTCGGGATCATCCGGTTCCCAGGTCGAGAGGACCCACTCGACAGTCCTGGCGACGTGGGCCTCCACCCGCGGATCGTCGGGGTCGGTATCGGCCAGCGCCAGGTTCGCGATCGTCATCCGGATGCTCTCCTCGGTGAACAGCACCTGCCCCGACTCCGAATCGAGCCAGGCCACCAGCTTCGGCCCGTACAAGGCATGGGCCAGCACCCACGAATCGCGCAGGTAGTCGACCAGCTGCGGCGGCACCTCGGGCTGCTCGCGCATCAGCTCGATGAACCCGGCCAGCCGTGGCGGCAGCGCCACCCGATCGGCGGAATCGAGGGTGCGCAACGACTCCTGCACCCGCTGCAGACCGGCGATCTGCTCACTCACCTGCTGCTGGATCTCGGTGATCGCGGTACGAAAACCCGCCTCCGGCCCGTCCAGCACCTCATCCACCCGGGACAACGGGACACCGGCCCGGGCCAGGGCGACGATCCGTACCAGCCGGATCACGTCCTCGGCGCCGTAGCGGCGATACCCCGCACTGTCCCGCTCGGGCTCGGGCAACAGCCCGCGCTGATGATAGAAGCGGACGGTCCGCGTGCTCACCCCGGCGAAGGCCGCAAGATCACCGATCTGCAGCGAGACGCTCATCGCTCCTCCGCCCCGGCACTCGGCCGAGACCGGCCACCACCGAAACCGGGCCGAGCCTCAACTCTGCGAACCATGTGCCTCATGATGCCCGTCCGCTCCCCCACCCTCGGCGACCGGCTCGGCAGCATCACCCTCGGCTCCACCCGAGCCCGGTGCCGGCGCGGTGGCCACCGCGCGGGCATCACGACTGATCACAGCCAGCACCGCGACGAACACCCAGAAGATCCCAAGGGCCAGCGCCGCGGTCTGCATTTCGGTCAAGGTCAGCGCGAGCGTCAGACCGCCCAGACCGATCGGCCCGGCGACCATCGTCGCGGCGGTGAACCAACCCAGCACCCTGCCCCGCGTACCGGTCGGCAGTTGTTCGGCGATGAACACATTCCAGACCGGGCCGAACAGTCCCCCGCCCAGGCCCAACAGCAGCATCCCGACCATGATCAACGGCACCGAGGCCAGCAGCGCCACCGCCACCATGCCGAGGGTCATCAAGATCATCGCCGCCAGGTACGCCGGCAGCCGAGAACGCTTCGAGAGCAGGGCATACAGCACCGCACCCAGCAACGACCCGACGGCAAAGGCCGACAGTGTGAACCCTAACAGCTCGGGCCGCTCGATACCGGCGTAGAAGGCGGGCAGGACGACGGCCAGCAGCGGCGGAGTGATCAAGGTCGCAGCGAAGCTGATGATCAACACCGCCAGCAACCGCCGGTCGCCGATGATCAACTGCCAACCGCCCCGACCCGTCGCCTGATGATCCGCGCCGATCGACGGTGAGACCGGCAGCAACCAGGTCAACACCCCGGCCAGGGCCGAACACATCGCGGTCACCCAGACCACCGTCACCGGGTCGAACCAGCCCAGCAGCAGACCGGCCAGCGCCGGCCCGGCGAGGAACGCCAGCGAGAACGAGGCCTGGAACACCCCGGCCACGGTGTCCACCTTCGTACCCGAGGTCTCCGCCACCTCGGCCATCAACGCCTGCCTGGCCGTCATCCCTGGTACGTCGAACAGCGCCCCGACCGCGCCCAGGATCACGAACCACATCAGGTCCAGCCCCCACACGGCATCCACCACCGGCAGCGCCGCCACCGAGACGGCCGAGCCGATATCGGCCAGCACGGCCACCCGCCGGGCCCCGAATCGGTCGGCCAGCCGACCGCCCAACAAGGTCGCCGGCACCGTCGCGATCCCGGACACCGTGGCCACGGTGGCGGTGATCGTCACGTCACCGGTACGCGCCAGTACCAACCACGGCAGGACGATCGCGATCGCCGAGTTGCCGAACAGCGACAGAGCCGCACCACCGACATACAGCGGTACGGCGAAGCGGCTCCGAATCCCCACAGTTGTGACCATGGGACAAGCGAAACCGGTTGACGCTAGGTCAAGGTCAAGCCGGGCTCGGGGACACCAGTCCCCTGGGCGTCAACGACAGCACCGGCCCTCAGCGGTTGCGGCGCTTCTCCCGGGCCCGTACCTGCAGATGGATCGGCGTACCGGGGAAGCCGAACTCCTCCCGCAGCCGACGCTCGACGTAGCGCAGGTAGGTGGCATCCAGGTCGCCGCTGGTGAACAGGATGAAGGTCGGCGGTCCGGACTGGGCCTGGGTGCCGAAGAGGATCCGCGGCTGTTTGCCGCCGCGAACCGGGTGCGGATGGGAGGCCACCAGCCGACCCAGGAAGGCGTTCAGCTTGCCGGTGGAGATCCGCTGCTCCCAGCCGGAGACGGCGGTCTCGATGACCTTGCCGAGCCGGTTGAGGTGGCTGCCGGTGAGTGCCGACATGTTCACCCGCGGCGCCCAGGCATAGGCCCGCAGATCCCGCTCGATCTCGCGCTCGAGGTAGTAGCGGCGCTCCTCATCGGTCAGATCCCACTTGTTGAAGACCAGCACCAGACCGCGACCGGCCTCGGCGACACTGGTCAGGATCCGCATGTCCTGATCACTGACGGTCTCATTGGAGTCGATCACCATGACGCAGATCTCGGCCCGCTCGATCGCGCCCTGGGTCCGCAGACTGGCGTAGTACTCGTGGCCCGAGGCCTCCCGTACCCGCTTGCGCAGGCCGGCGGTGTCGACGAACTGGTACACCTGCCCGTCCAGCTCGACCAGCTCGTCGACCGGGTCGACTGTGGTGCCCGAGGCGTCGTCGACGACCGAGCGCTCGGATCCGGCCAGCTTGTTCAACAGCGACGACTTGCCGACATTCGGCTTGCCGACGATCGCCACCCGGCGGGGTCCGCGTACCTCCTCGAAGGTCCCCCGCGGCGCCTCGGGCAAGGCCTCCAGCACCGCATCGAGCAGGTCACCGGTCCCCCGGCCGTGCATGGCCGAGACGGCATAGGGCTCACCCAGGCCGAGATTCCACATGGCCGCAGCCTCGGCCTCGGCACGGGCGTCGTCGACCTTGTTCGCGGCCAGCACCACCGGTTTCCTCGACTCCCGCAGCACCCGGACCACGGCCTCGTCCTCGTCCAGGGTGCCGACCGTCGCATCGACGACGAAGAGCACCGCATCGGCGGCACTGATCGCCAGCTCGGCCTGTTCGGCGATCCGGGCGGCCATCCCCTCGGCATCGGAGGCCCAGCCGCCGGTGTCGACGACGACGAACTCCCGGCCGTTCCAGATCGCGTCATAGCTGACCCGGTCACGGGTCACCCCGGGTACGTCCTGGACCACCGCTTCGCGGCGGCCGAGGATCCGGTTCACCAGGGTGGACTTGCCCACATTCGGTCGGCCGACCACAGCCACCACGGGCTTGGCGATCGACTGCTCGGGTACGGTCACGGGGTCCTCCTGGATCGGCTACAGCCGCTCAACGATACATGAGCCGGCGAACGCCCGCCCGGCGATTCAGCGGTGGGCGGCGGTGGCCAGCTCGACGATGGTGTCGATCACCTGTGACAGGTCGAGCTCGGTGGAATCGATCACGGTGACCCCGTCGGCGGCCTCGGTGAAGGCGGCCACGGTGCTGTCCTCGGCATCACGACGGACCACCTGATCGGTGACGGCGGCCTCATCGGCCTTCCCCTCGAGTTCGCTGAACCGGCGGCGTACCCGGGCGTCCGGGTCGGCGACCAGCAGCACCCGTACCGGGGCATCGGGTACGACCACCGTGGTCAGGTCACGCCCTTCGGCGACGATGCCACCGGTCTCGGTGATGATCTGCCGCTGCCGGGCGATCAGCGCCTCCCGTACGGCCAGGTTGGTCGCCACCTTCGAGACCACCGCAGAGATGCCGGGCTCCCGGATCGGCGCGGTCACCTCGGTGCCGTCGATGGTGATCCAGAACTGCCGCGGATCGGTGCTGACCTCGATCACCGCGGTCCGCGCGAGTTCGGCGACGACCTCGACATCGTCCAGGGGAATCCGCCGGTCCAGTGCGGCCCAGGTCACCGCCCGATACATCGAACCGGTGTCGAGGAAGCCGAGGCCGAGCCGCTCGGCGACCCCCCGGGAGGCGCTGGACTTGCCGGACCCCGAGGGCCCGTCGATCGCGATCACCAGGGGTACGTCGTCAGTCACCGGCCCATCATGGCCCAGCCGGCCGGTACGGCGTCAATCGCGCCTCAGCCGGCGGTCGGATCGGCGACCCAGCCGGCCAGCAGCGCGACCCGGGTACCGGTGTCCACGACCGCATAGGCGAAGGGACGATCGAGCACCAACTCCACCCCGCCCTCGGGTGCCGGAGCGGCCCCTGCGCCCTGCATCGCGGCCGTTGCCGCGGCCGCCTCGGTCCCCTCGGCATCGACGGCGATCCAGCCACCGTGCAGCACCTGTTCGATCCAGATCGGCACCGCCCCACCGGTCATCGGACCGAAATCGGCGACCACCGGCTCGAAGGCGGCCTCGACCCCGAGCGCCTGCAGCACCTCCTTCAGCGCGAACCTGCTGCCGGACGTCCACGCCGGCATGGTCAGGTCCACCGCCACGGGCTCCTGCACCGCCAGTGCGTCGGCCAACTCACCGGCGGCGAACCCGTCGAGCATCTGCTGCTCGGCGCCGGTATGCGGCAGCGCAACCATCATCGCCAGGTCACCGCCGAGGTAGGGAATGCTGACCGCCGTGTAGTGATCACCCACCGCGGCCGTCCAACGGCCCTTGGCATGCAGCATCGGCGCCTGCACCGTTTCCCCGGCGGCGGTCGTGAACGGCACCGGACCGTCCTCGGAGAACGGCTCGGCCCACGGTGCGGCCAGGTACAGCGCATTCACCAGGGCAATGGCCGTGTCGGGGGTGATCGAACCCGGCCCGAG comes from the Naumannella halotolerans genome and includes:
- a CDS encoding MFS transporter codes for the protein MVTTVGIRSRFAVPLYVGGAALSLFGNSAIAIVLPWLVLARTGDVTITATVATVSGIATVPATLLGGRLADRFGARRVAVLADIGSAVSVAALPVVDAVWGLDLMWFVILGAVGALFDVPGMTARQALMAEVAETSGTKVDTVAGVFQASFSLAFLAGPALAGLLLGWFDPVTVVWVTAMCSALAGVLTWLLPVSPSIGADHQATGRGGWQLIIGDRRLLAVLIISFAATLITPPLLAVVLPAFYAGIERPELLGFTLSAFAVGSLLGAVLYALLSKRSRLPAYLAAMILMTLGMVAVALLASVPLIMVGMLLLGLGGGLFGPVWNVFIAEQLPTGTRGRVLGWFTAATMVAGPIGLGGLTLALTLTEMQTAALALGIFWVFVAVLAVISRDARAVATAPAPGSGGAEGDAAEPVAEGGGADGHHEAHGSQS
- a CDS encoding serpin family protein; this translates as MELGALPVRGSESTGPSVALGRRDFLGLLAAAGALTLAGCGGPTMIRADVPEQTGTNSVESLNRSVTTLGGRLLAQLGGAENRICSPLSLMAVLAMARNGAAAETAAELDAALGLPPLEELNEGMAYLLATVPARSGKLQEGRRSGEIRIDLAGQIFARPEIAWSEEYLNVLSRWYGTGIAETDFTDADGAAGVINDWVSDHTEGKIEDLLGPGSITPDTAIALVNALYLAAPWAEPFSEDGPVPFTTAAGETVQAPMLHAKGRWTAAVGDHYTAVSIPYLGGDLAMMVALPHTGAEQQMLDGFAAGELADALAVQEPVAVDLTMPAWTSGSRFALKEVLQALGVEAAFEPVVADFGPMTGGAVPIWIEQVLHGGWIAVDAEGTEAAAATAAMQGAGAAPAPEGGVELVLDRPFAYAVVDTGTRVALLAGWVADPTAG
- the cmk gene encoding (d)CMP kinase, with product MTDDVPLVIAIDGPSGSGKSSASRGVAERLGLGFLDTGSMYRAVTWAALDRRIPLDDVEVVAELARTAVIEVSTDPRQFWITIDGTEVTAPIREPGISAVVSKVATNLAVREALIARQRQIITETGGIVAEGRDLTTVVVPDAPVRVLLVADPDARVRRRFSELEGKADEAAVTDQVVRRDAEDSTVAAFTEAADGVTVIDSTELDLSQVIDTIVELATAAHR
- a CDS encoding MerR family transcriptional regulator — its product is MSVSLQIGDLAAFAGVSTRTVRFYHQRGLLPEPERDSAGYRRYGAEDVIRLVRIVALARAGVPLSRVDEVLDGPEAGFRTAITEIQQQVSEQIAGLQRVQESLRTLDSADRVALPPRLAGFIELMREQPEVPPQLVDYLRDSWVLAHALYGPKLVAWLDSESGQVLFTEESIRMTIANLALADTDPDDPRVEAHVARTVEWVLSTWEPDDPEQDSDWQGVFANPELNELLNTQSLTTPAWRRIALRVTEELQERGIDAGWDLGPE
- the der gene encoding ribosome biogenesis GTPase Der, producing the protein MTVPEQSIAKPVVAVVGRPNVGKSTLVNRILGRREAVVQDVPGVTRDRVSYDAIWNGREFVVVDTGGWASDAEGMAARIAEQAELAISAADAVLFVVDATVGTLDEDEAVVRVLRESRKPVVLAANKVDDARAEAEAAAMWNLGLGEPYAVSAMHGRGTGDLLDAVLEALPEAPRGTFEEVRGPRRVAIVGKPNVGKSSLLNKLAGSERSVVDDASGTTVDPVDELVELDGQVYQFVDTAGLRKRVREASGHEYYASLRTQGAIERAEICVMVIDSNETVSDQDMRILTSVAEAGRGLVLVFNKWDLTDEERRYYLEREIERDLRAYAWAPRVNMSALTGSHLNRLGKVIETAVSGWEQRISTGKLNAFLGRLVASHPHPVRGGKQPRILFGTQAQSGPPTFILFTSGDLDATYLRYVERRLREEFGFPGTPIHLQVRAREKRRNR